A portion of the Hymenobacter yonginensis genome contains these proteins:
- a CDS encoding aminotransferase-like domain-containing protein, which produces MLPYQTLLSLQRGTSLALPQQIAAGLINLIRRGVLPFGARFPGARQLAEQLGVNRQTVGLAYEELQAQGWLVQRPRRAPVVCTQLPEAPGQPLPVAIGQFPARAAFQFPKSDAAPAVQLPAHPSLVLDGGSPDARLAPHALLTRNYRRATRGVARYPQLLGYAAPNGVLRLRQQLARYLHDTRGVPATAENVFVTRGSTMAFFLLAQLLVQAGDTVVVGEQSYAEADAIFQNRGARLARVAVDEQGLVLEELEALCRRQPVRLLYVTPHHHYPTTVTLSATRRVRLLALAEQYDFIVLEDDYDFDYHYAEAPILPLASAAQTGRVIYTGSLSKVLAPAYRIGYVVAPAEVLQALAPIRVLVDQLGDPLLETAVADLFADGTMHHHLARSRQQYQHRRDVFCAALQARLARWFSFVPPTGGLAVWGRLADTVDLPKLAQCCRELGLLLSDGRAHQLLAEPRPMHLRLGFAALTPVELERSVRILETALRSLE; this is translated from the coding sequence ATGCTTCCCTATCAAACCCTCCTTTCCCTGCAGCGTGGTACCTCACTTGCCCTGCCCCAGCAGATTGCCGCCGGCCTGATCAACCTGATCCGGCGGGGCGTACTGCCGTTCGGGGCCCGGTTTCCGGGTGCCCGGCAGCTGGCCGAGCAGCTCGGGGTGAACCGGCAGACGGTGGGTCTGGCCTACGAGGAGCTGCAGGCCCAGGGCTGGCTGGTGCAGCGGCCCCGCAGAGCGCCGGTGGTCTGCACGCAATTGCCCGAGGCGCCCGGCCAGCCACTGCCGGTTGCCATCGGGCAATTTCCGGCCCGGGCCGCTTTTCAGTTTCCCAAGAGCGACGCAGCTCCGGCAGTGCAACTGCCCGCCCACCCATCCCTCGTGCTCGATGGGGGCTCGCCCGATGCGCGGCTGGCGCCGCACGCCTTGCTGACGCGCAACTACCGGCGGGCCACCCGCGGGGTCGCCCGTTACCCGCAACTGCTTGGCTATGCGGCTCCCAACGGGGTGCTGCGCCTGCGCCAGCAGTTGGCCCGCTACCTGCACGACACGCGCGGCGTGCCCGCTACGGCCGAAAACGTGTTCGTGACCCGGGGTAGCACCATGGCCTTCTTTCTGCTAGCCCAGCTGTTGGTGCAGGCCGGCGACACGGTGGTGGTAGGAGAGCAAAGCTACGCGGAGGCCGATGCCATTTTCCAGAACCGCGGGGCCCGGCTGGCGCGCGTGGCCGTGGATGAGCAGGGGCTGGTGCTGGAGGAGCTGGAAGCCCTCTGTCGGCGGCAGCCGGTGCGGCTGCTCTACGTGACGCCTCATCACCACTACCCCACCACGGTCACGCTGTCGGCAACGCGGCGGGTGCGGCTGCTGGCGCTGGCCGAGCAGTACGATTTCATTGTGCTGGAGGACGATTACGACTTCGACTACCACTACGCCGAAGCGCCCATCCTGCCCCTGGCCAGCGCTGCTCAAACCGGGCGGGTGATCTACACCGGGTCGCTGAGCAAGGTGCTGGCGCCGGCTTACCGCATCGGCTACGTGGTGGCGCCGGCAGAAGTGCTCCAGGCCCTGGCCCCCATCCGGGTGCTGGTGGATCAGTTGGGCGACCCGCTGCTGGAAACGGCGGTGGCCGACCTGTTTGCCGATGGCACCATGCACCACCACCTGGCCCGGTCGCGGCAGCAGTACCAGCACCGCCGGGACGTGTTCTGCGCGGCTTTGCAGGCGCGGCTGGCCCGGTGGTTCAGCTTCGTGCCGCCCACCGGTGGGCTGGCCGTGTGGGGGCGCTTGGCGGATACCGTTGACCTGCCGAAGCTGGCGCAGTGCTGCCGGGAGCTTGGGCTGTTGCTCAGCGACGGGCGGGCCCATCAGCTGCTGGCCGAACCTCGCCCGATGCACCTGCGCCTGGGCTTTGCCGCGCTTACGCCCGTAGAGCTGGAGCGCAGCGTACGGATACTTGAAACGGCTCTCCGCTCGCTGGAATAG
- a CDS encoding DJ-1/PfpI family protein translates to MYQVAILLFHDVEVLDFAGPFEVFAVTEVDGKRPFNVFTVAEHSPVFARNGLSVNPTYRLQDHPDADIILIPGGASLLADGTPLGTRREMHNEVILNWVRRHMHTAELVLSVCTGAFVLAKAGVLDGLTVTTHYSVAGQLQELLPTATVAPEQRWTDNGQVITSAGISAGIDMALHVVSRLLGPEVAAATVREMQYAPGSHVVPVKE, encoded by the coding sequence ATGTATCAGGTTGCTATTTTGCTTTTTCATGACGTTGAAGTGCTGGATTTTGCCGGCCCGTTCGAGGTATTCGCCGTCACCGAGGTCGACGGCAAGCGTCCCTTCAACGTGTTTACCGTAGCCGAGCACAGCCCCGTGTTTGCCCGCAACGGCTTGTCAGTGAATCCCACCTACCGGCTGCAGGACCACCCCGACGCCGACATCATTCTGATACCGGGTGGGGCGAGCCTGCTGGCCGACGGCACTCCGCTGGGTACCCGCCGGGAGATGCACAATGAGGTAATTTTAAACTGGGTGCGCCGGCACATGCACACGGCCGAGCTGGTGCTGTCGGTGTGCACGGGCGCCTTTGTGCTGGCCAAGGCCGGCGTGCTCGACGGGCTCACCGTGACCACGCACTACTCCGTGGCCGGTCAACTACAGGAGCTGCTGCCCACCGCTACTGTAGCCCCGGAGCAGCGCTGGACCGACAACGGCCAGGTGATTACCTCCGCCGGCATCTCCGCCGGTATCGACATGGCCCTACATGTGGTGAGCCGTTTGCTGGGGCCGGAGGTGGCGGCGGCTACGGTGCGGGAAATGCAGTACGCGCCGGGCTCCCACGTGGTGCCGGTCAAGGAGTAA
- a CDS encoding replication initiation protein, which produces MQPALPVPPQYPRAYQANALVRAPLKLTHIEARIFALALGCIHQDQTELPGITIPLSRVMTQKKGGSVYETIRDACRSLMSKVVSIETQTGNKKRFTAYSIISYIDLNEGTGFLTGNFAPEIKPFLLQLAEQYTHVEIESLLTLKSAHAHRLFWLLKSWDDVGLWEVEFDVLRKQVLGDDNDVTYTLFYDFKRYVLEPALRELHSLGWSVVYEPIKEGKKVQAIRFTIPQALAKLGDDGMVVPAKTASTARSKAPQEQMSLMLDAELPTLQQRIVTRLQKLKLTAPQIQHVLAFIGDDETLMAKLMKATHPLLRDFEAGNKVFDNLGGATVNLLKTEFTGLYASLK; this is translated from the coding sequence ATGCAGCCTGCCCTACCCGTTCCGCCCCAGTATCCGCGCGCCTACCAAGCCAACGCTTTGGTGCGGGCTCCACTCAAGCTCACGCACATCGAGGCCCGTATCTTTGCCCTGGCCCTGGGCTGCATTCACCAGGACCAGACCGAGCTGCCCGGCATCACCATTCCGCTGAGCCGGGTGATGACCCAGAAAAAGGGCGGCAGCGTGTACGAGACCATCCGCGACGCCTGCCGCAGCCTGATGTCCAAGGTGGTCAGCATTGAGACACAGACCGGCAACAAGAAGCGGTTTACGGCCTACTCCATCATCAGCTACATCGACCTGAACGAGGGCACGGGCTTTCTGACCGGCAACTTCGCCCCCGAAATCAAGCCCTTCCTACTGCAGCTGGCCGAGCAGTACACGCACGTGGAAATCGAGAGTTTGCTGACGCTCAAGTCGGCCCACGCGCACCGTCTGTTCTGGCTGCTCAAGTCCTGGGACGACGTGGGGCTGTGGGAGGTGGAGTTCGACGTGCTGCGTAAGCAGGTGCTCGGCGACGACAACGACGTCACCTATACGCTCTTCTACGACTTCAAGCGCTACGTGCTGGAGCCGGCCCTGCGCGAGCTGCACTCGCTGGGCTGGAGCGTGGTGTACGAGCCCATCAAAGAGGGCAAAAAAGTGCAGGCCATCCGCTTCACGATTCCGCAGGCGCTGGCCAAGCTCGGCGACGACGGGATGGTGGTGCCAGCTAAGACAGCCTCTACAGCGCGTTCTAAGGCCCCTCAGGAGCAGATGAGCCTCATGCTGGATGCGGAGCTGCCTACACTGCAGCAGCGCATCGTCACGCGCCTGCAAAAGCTTAAGCTCACGGCCCCGCAGATTCAGCACGTGCTGGCCTTCATCGGTGACGACGAAACGCTGATGGCAAAGCTCATGAAAGCCACCCACCCGCTGCTGCGCGACTTCGAGGCCGGTAACAAGGTGTTCGACAACCTGGGTGGCGCTACAGTCAATCTGCTCAAAACAGAGTTTACGGGCCTCTACGCCAGCCTGAAGTAG